The Miscanthus floridulus cultivar M001 chromosome 7, ASM1932011v1, whole genome shotgun sequence genome includes a region encoding these proteins:
- the LOC136465084 gene encoding uncharacterized protein encodes MTLEAKFRALSQGDLPMLEYAQWLKGLADGLTDLEQPVNNSRKLLALLRIVNEPLRGMASMLKMKTPLPSFLEAQSLLALEESELPASTSVKGPYLVLVIE; translated from the coding sequence ATGACTCTTGAGGCCAAGTTTCGCGCCTTGTCCCAGGGCGATTTACCGATGCTCGAGTACGCCCAATGGCTTAAGGGCCTCGCTGATGGGCTCACTGATTTGGAGCAGCCGGTCAACAACTCCAGGAAGCTGCTAGCCCTCCTCCGCATTGTCAATGAACCGCTCCGTGGCATGGCCTCCATGCTAAAGATGAAGACTCCGTTGCCCTCGTTCCTCGAGGCCCAGTCGCTCCTTGCCCTGGAGGAGTCTGAGCTCCCAGCGTCCACCTcagtgaaaggtccttatttggttttggtaattgagtga